Proteins found in one Leishmania donovani BPK282A1 complete genome, chromosome 13 genomic segment:
- a CDS encoding 40S ribosomal protein S4, putative has product MAKKHLKRLYAPKDWMLSKLTGVFAPRPRPGPHKLRECLPLLVIIRNRLKYALNAREGEMILRQGLVHVDNHPRRDGKYPAGFMDVVEIPKTGDRFRLMYDVKGRFALVSLSEAEAQIKLMKVVNLYTATGRVPVAVTHDGHRIRYPDPHTSIGDTIVYNVKEKKCVDLIKNRQGKAVIVTGGANRGRIGEIVKVECHPGAFNIAHLKDASGAEFATRAANIFVIGKDLNHLQVTVPKQQGLRMNVIQEREERLIAAEARKNAPARGARKARK; this is encoded by the coding sequence ATGGCCAAGAAGCACCTCAAGCGCTTGTATGCGCCCAAGGACTGGATGCTGAGCAAGCTGACCGGCGTGTTCGCGCCGCGTCCGCGTCCGGGTCCGCACAAGCTGCGCGagtgcctgccgctgctggtgatcATCCGCAACCGGCTGAAGTACGCGCTGAACGCGCGCGAGGGTGAGATGATCCTGCGCCAGGGTCTGGTGCACGTGGACAACCACccgcgccgcgacggcaagTACCCCGCCGGTTTCATGGACGTGGTCGAGATCCCAAAGACGGGCGACCGCTTCCGCCTGATGTACGACGTCAAGGGCCGCTTCGCGTTGGTGAGCCTGtccgaggcggaggcgcagatCAAGCTGATGAAGGTGGTGAATCTGTACACGGCCACCGGCCGCGTGCCGGTCGCCGTGACGCACGACGGCCACCGCATCCGCTACCCGGACCCGCACACCTCCATTGGTGACACCATCGTGTACAACGTCAAGGAGAAGAAGTGCGTGGACCTGATCAAGAACCGCCAGGGCAAGGCCGTGATCGTGACCGGCGGCGCCAACCGCGGCCGCATCGGCGAGATCGTGAAGGTGGAGTGCCACCCCGGTGCGTTCAACATTGCGCACCTGAAGGACGCGTCGGGCGCCGAGTTCGCCACCCGCGCCGCGAACATCTTCGTGATCGGCAAGGACCTGAACCACCTGCAGGTAACGGTGCCGAAGCAGCAGGGTCTGCGCATGAATGTGATCCaggagcgcgaggagcgccTGATCGCGGCCGAGGCCCGCAAGAACGCGCCAGCTCGTGGTGCCCGCAAGGCCCGCAAGTGA
- a CDS encoding adenylosuccinate synthetase, putative, translated as MPVRRYGGRYNNSSPGVSNALSPSTTAGRPLSPSPAAGSKLASTHHDPVPQEAYYVNDEADARHQQQAPFREPSVEVEVEMIDDEPPHGSQKPLSVAPYTANASNSSDRSKRNAITASGYTFYTNERQKTVYEALRSLRPLAELQEPRRVKEYAETSLKDSLYRIIEAHDVIMVAGAFFGDEGKGKTVDAVAHHPLCTCIARVNSGENAGHTVYDKAGRKFVFNLAPSGLLLPGKRNYIGPECVMDPVSFMEKEIIQLIDAGIDYRDRLFIGNVCIVTPYHKLLDLLGSAANSSTLKGMAPVHGSKVMKRGIRLDHIFNDDETLRKRLEKDMDTYLGLLKVKNLSDADVVRLCREENSDGVVRVPDYVIAFAQAKDKVEFLVKLYRDRVRHNPDFPARCDVTYELHAAVLRGEKVLLEGPQSYWLSNARTKFWESTTSADTTAAGLLAASQLNFQKFKSVVLNVHKAPGSSRVGIGACPSSFVPQDYFSAQNIKTLRDLPSETCANFEAVQRTLFRDGFPHSNDKARHNGIMAPVEYSDETGKYNIGVAMAIASAQHHGECGAVTKKPRVCGFFDCVLQHEVNSIQGPYLTISALDRGDEYDKVGVTIAYVYYNPEGKQVDVNGHVYKNGDIIRAGDPVPSEPALYHCHPIVKLIDGWRDNPIAAAKRRRNAPLPRGVCELLSTIEYFTNCKILSIGNGPNGDDIIYLRQ; from the coding sequence ATGCCGGTTCGCCGCTACGGTGGGCGCTACAACAACTCCTCGCCCGGCGTGTCGAATGCACTGAGCccgagcaccaccgccggtcGGCCGCtatcgccgtcgccagcagcgggctCGAAGCTCGCGTCCACGCACCACGATCCTGTCCCACAGGAGGCCTACTACGTGAATGATGAAGCGGACGctcggcaccagcagcaggcccCCTTCCGGGAGCCAAGCGTCGAGGTTGAGGTGGAGATGATAGACGACGAGCCGCCGCATGGTTCGCAGAAGCCGTTGAGCGTGGCGCCCTACACCGCGAAcgccagcaacagcagcgacaggtCGAAACGCAACGCCATAACGGCGTCTGGATACACCTTTTACACCAATGAGCGCCAGAAAACTGTCTATGAGGCGttgcgctcgctgcggccTTTGGCGGAGCTGCAAGAGCCGCGCCGCGTGAAAGAGTACGCGGAGACGTCGCTCAAGGACTCGCTCTACCGCATTATCGAGGCACACGACGTGATCATGGTGGCCGGCGCCTTTTTCGGCGACGAGGGCAAGGGCAAGACCGTGGATGCGGTGGCCCACCACCCGCTCTGCACGTGCATCGCGCGCGTAAACAGCGGCGAGAACGCCGGCCACACCGTCTACGACAAGGCCGGCCGCAAGTTCGTCTTCAACCTCGCACCGTCCGGTCTGCTGTTGCCTGGCAAGAGAAACTACATCGGACCCGAGTGCGTCATGGACCCCGTCAGCTTCATGGAGAAGGAGATTATTCAGCTGATCGACGCCGGTATCGACTACCGCGACCGCCTCTTCATCGGCAATGTATGCATTGTAACGCCGTACCACAAGCTTCTGGACCTGCTCGGCTCAGCGGCGAACTCGTCAACGCTGAAGGGCATGGCGCCCGTTCACGGCAGCAAAGTAATGAAGCGTGGCATCCGCCTGGACCACATCTTCAACGACGACGAGACGCTGCGCAAGCGGCTGGAGAAGGACATGGACACGTACCTTGGTCTGCTCAAGGTGAAGAACCTCTCGGACGCCGACGTagtgcgcctctgccgcgaagagaacagcgacggcgttgtgcgcgtgcctgaCTACGTCATTGCGTTCGCGCAGGCGAAGGACAAGGTCGAGTTCCTCGTGAAGCTGTATCGCGACCGTGTGCGGCACAACCCGGACTTCCCCGCTCGCTGCGATGTCACCTACGAGCTGcatgcggcggtgctgcgtggcGAGAAAGTGTTACTCGAGGGCCCGCAGTCGTACTGGCTTagcaacgcgcgcacaaagtTCTGGGAGAGCACGACGTCGGCAGACACAACGGCGGCCGGGCTACTGGCGGCCTCCCAGCTGAACTTCCAGAAGTTCAAATCTGTCGTGCTGAACGTGCACAAGGCGCCGGGGTCCAGCCGGGTCGGCATTGGTGCCTGCCCCAGCAGCTTCGTCCCGCAGGACTACTTCAGTGCCCAGAACATCAAGACGCTGCGCGACTTGCCGTCGGAGACGTGTGCCAACTTCGAGGCtgtgcagcgcacgctcTTCCGCGACGGCTTCCCACACAGCAATGACAAGGCGAGGCACAACGGCATCATGGCCCCGGTAGAGTACTCGGACGAGACCGGCAAGTACAACATCGGCGTCGCCATGGCTATCGCTTCGGCACAGCACCACGGCGaatgcggcgccgtcacgaagaagccgcgcgtgtgcggcttCTTCGACTGCGTCCTTCAGCACGAGGTGAACAGCATCCAAGGTCCGTACCTTACCATCTCCGCCCTCGACCGCGGAGACGAGTACGATAAGGTCGGCGTGACCATCGCCTACGTCTACTACAACCCAGAGGGCAAGCAGGTGGACGTGAATGGGCACGTGTACAAGAACGGCGACATCATCCGCGCCGGCGATCCGGTGCCGAGCGAGCCTGCTCTCTACCACTGCCATCCGATTGTAAAGTTGATCGACGGCTGGCGCGACAACCCGATCGCCGCggcgaagcgccgccgcaacgcaccgctgccgcgcggcgtGTGCGAGCTTCTTTCCACCATCGAGTACTTCACCAACTGCAAGATCCTCTCGATCGGCAACGGGCCGAACGGAGACGACATCATCTACCTCCGGCAGTAA
- a CDS encoding 40S ribosomal protein S4, putative: MAAILAYVHGLYTCASLSYRSPSLCLCLPRIYNGSLFHHLPTTTKRPAATRQQHRRNIIYTDTYTLCITEKRPSTVICALPSMEHAHTPQTCTAVTRGGD, translated from the coding sequence ATGGCTGCTATATTGGCCTACGTGCATGGCCTTTACACATGTGCATCCCTTTCTTATCGAAGCCCatccctctgcctctgtctCCCGCGAATATATAACGGCTCGCTTTTCCACCATCTGCCCACCACAACGAAGAGACCTGCCGCAACGCGGCAGCAACATCGTCGCAACATCATATACACAGATACATATACGCTGTGTATAACAGAAAAGCGGCCTTCAACAGTAATTTGTGCTCTTCCAAGTATggaacacgcgcacacccccCAGACATGCACTGCCGTTACAAGAGGCGGGGATTGA
- a CDS encoding nucleobase transporter, with the protein MILNFSSLAELYVYATCVLLGVSMLMPLNALTSAPAYMLDYYKYATRDPNAKPNSPIFWNNILTFYNVASVVTQALVGPTVLTPWARKLSLSFRFFMALTLMMVEVFVILVIPAGGVSQVGAMVAFFIVTIAAGVGKSYLEATCYALVGTMPPKFMSAIMFGCGFSGVISSTLQCIIKASMEDTYDSVLRQAYLYFSLALGFMGVALAMALSLRFNSYAQEHVGEFRAIKRANDAAKGLDVEETNKAAQEELNATLSSSNQRQPFTTNPAAKGNEIYGDLVDEEADKARRKAEGAGGSDELSECDEVRVVGRQAGDTYSDSNADDRNLTTSEQLQRTRAWPVVKFIWPLMVSCFCNFFVSLLILPSLMIPVDRADRWFATIAILLYNCGDATGRWLSSVKFLWPSHLVLFIGVGCRFIFIPLTFLCIFKYIPGHPAPYVFFALLGLTNGFFGAISMVFGPIDARLRTEGQRVMAGQLMGVALLAGASLSAMLAMAIVPFLP; encoded by the coding sequence ATGATCCTCAACTTCTCCTCCCTGGCGGAGCTGTACGTGTATGCCACGTGCGTGCTCCTCGGTGTTTCGATGCTCATGCCGCTGAATGCCCTCACATCGGCACCGGCGTACATGCTCGACTACTACAAGTACGCAACCCGAGACCCGAATGCGAAGCCGAACAGCCCCATTTTCTGGAATAACATTCTCACCTTCTACAACGTGGCGTCGGTGGTGACGCAGGCATTGGTCGGCCCAACGGTGCTGACCCCGTGGGCGCGCaagctctccctctcctttcgcTTCTTCATGGCCCTGACGCTCATGATGGTGGAGGTGTTCGTAATTCTGGTCATTCCCGCCGGGGGCGTGTCGCAGGTCGGCGCCATGGTCGCCTTCTTCATCGTGACCATCGCGGCTGGCGTGGGCAAGTCCTACCTGGAGGCGACGTGCTACGCGCTGGTGGGTACGATGCCGCCGAAGTTCATGTCCGCCATCATGTTCGGCTGCGGCTTCTCCGGTGTGATTTCCTCGACGCTGCAGTGCATCATCAAGGCGTCCATGGAGGACACGTACGACTCGGTGCTCCGCCAGGCGTACCTCTACTTCAGCCTCGCCCTCGGCTTCATGGGTGTTGCGCTCGCCATGGCGCTCTCGCTGCGCTTCAACTCCTATGCGCAGGAGCACGTCGGTGAGTTCCGTGCCATCAAGCGGGCCAATGACGCCGCAAAGGGCCTGGACGTCGAGGAGACCAACAAAGCCGCCCAGGAGGAGCTGAACGCCaccctcagcagcagcaaccagCGTCAACCCTTTACCACCAATCCGGCGGCTAAGGGCAATGAGATCTACGGCGATCtcgtcgacgaggaggctgATAAGGCGCGCCGCAAGGCCGAGGGGGCGGGTGGCTCTGACGAGCTGAGCGAGTGCGACGAGGTGCGGGTGGTGGGCCGCCAGGCTGGCGACACCTacagcgacagcaacgcTGACGACCGCAACCTGACCACctcggagcagctgcagcgcacgcgcgcgtggccTGTGGTGAAGTTCATTTGGCCTCTCATGGTTTCCTGCTTCTGCAACTTCTTTGTTTCGTTGCTCATCCTGCCGTCCCTCATGATCCCGGTCGACCGCGCGGACAGGTGGTTTGCAACCATCGCGATTCTGCTGTACAACTGCGGTGATGCGACCGGCCGCTGGCTATCCTCAGTGAAGTTCCTGTGGCCCTCGCACTTGGTGCTCTTCATTGGCGTCGGGTGCCGCTTCATCTTCATTCCGCTGACCTTCCTGTGCATCTTCAAGTACATCCCTGGCCACCCGGCCCCGTACGTGTTCTTTGCGCTGCTCGGCCTCACGAACGGCTTCTTCGGTGCGATTTCGATGGTGTTCGGCCCGATCGACGCACGCCTGCGCACGGAGGGCCAGCGCGTGATGGCCGGTCAGCTGATGGGTGTCGCGCTCCTCGCTGGTGCATCGCTGTCCGCCATGCTGGCGATGGCAATCGTGCCCTTCCTGCCCTAA